In Aspergillus oryzae RIB40 DNA, chromosome 6, one genomic interval encodes:
- a CDS encoding putative salicylate hydroxylase (predicted protein), whose translation MGSVESSKDFTVTIVGGGIGGLVLAAGLLRRKVPVQIYEAASAFAEIGLGLSIGPAAHRAMPLIDPQIREIYDSLVTTHADSPGFEHFRQTWFEIVWASGDREGETLMNLKALPSGQTTLRRADFLDALVNLIPPEIVQFGKRLDSLEETAEGVSLRFDDGTTAVADVVVGCDGIKSKVKESMLPEESREKQPQYSGMYGYRAVLDMDEMVEAVGEQRARVSTMYVGNGAYGISYPIMRAKKVNFGLYILSEKWDCDTWVRPAKREEMRQDASNMGRYVNALIERMPDPSQWAIFEHPHISTYSRSKVAILGDAAHASTPHQGAGAGQAIEDAHVLAELLGDARVTKPEDVVAAFKAYDEVRRPRSQRVVTSSKENAYLLCLCLDGVGDDEEKLKDTWNQRLRWLWDLDIQEQAEEARKKMVEHMRA comes from the exons ATGGGCAGCGTGGAATCAAGCAAGGATTTTACCGTCACTATTGTCGGCGGTGGGATTGGTGGCCTGGTGCTTGCCGCCGGTCTCCTACGACGCAAAGTGCCCGTCCAGATCTACGAAGCGGCGTCCGCCTTCGCTGAGATCGGGCTTGGCTTGTCGATTGGCCCTGCCGCTCACCGTGCTATGCCCCTCATTGACCCGCAAATCCGAGAAATCTATGACTCTCTCGTCACCACTCACGCAGATAGCCCTGGCTTCGAGCACTTCCGCCAAACATGGTTTGAGATCGTATGGGCCAGCGGCGACCGTGAGGGTGAGACGCTGATGAACCTGAAGGCGCTTCCGTCCGGGCAGACAACGTTGCGCCGAGCGGACTTTCTCGATGCACTAGTGAATCTAATTCCTCCCGAGATTGTGCAATTCGGGAAACGGCTTGACAGTCTCGAAGAGACAGCTGAGGGTGTGTCCTTGCGATTTGATGATGGCACGACAGCCGTCGCTGATGTCGTCGTTGGGTGTGATGGTATTAAATCCAAAGTGAAGGAGTCGATGCTGCCAGAAGAGTCCAGGGAGAAACAGCCCCAGTACAGTGGAATGTACGGGTATCGCGCTGTGCTGGACATGGACGAGATGGTGGAGGCTGTCGGCGAGCAACGTGCGAGGGTGTCCACCATGTATGTCGGCAACGGGGCATACGGTATCTCATATCCGATCATGCGGGCCAAGAAAGTAAATTTCGGCTTATATATCTTGAGTGAGAAATGGGATTGTGACACCTGGGTTCGGCCGGCcaagagggaagagatgCGACAGGATGCCAGTAATATGGGCAGATACGTGAATGCCCTCATTGAG CGCATGCCCGACCCCTCTCAATGGGCGATTTTCGAGCATCCGCATATCTCCACGTACTCCCGGTCTAAGGTTGCCATCCTTGGAGACGCCGCACATGCCTCTACACCGCATCAGGGCGCTGGTGCCGGACAGGCTATCGAAGATGCGCATGTTCTTGCTGAGCTCCTCGGAGATGCACGTGTTACTAAGCCAGAGGATGTTGTAGCTGCGTTCAAGGCGTATGATGAGGTCCGACGACCGCGAAGCCAGAGGGTGGTTACTAGTAGCAAGGAAAATGCGTACCTCCTCTGTTTGTGCTTGGATGGTGTaggtgatgatgaagagaaactCAAGGACACGTGGAACCAACGCCTTCGCTGGCTGTGGGATCTGGATATACAGGAGCAGGCGGAGGAagccagaaagaagatggTCGAACACATGCGAGCATGA
- a CDS encoding uncharacterized protein (predicted protein), translating to MLWLTVVVLSLTSKKWRVFFWCFIAFNTITSVLDAAVIFPQCTPVELNWDKSVEGHCWSANAIDAIGITQGAIAASTDFALSILPIVFLWNIKLPKRVKVGICGIMALGFA from the exons ATGCTGTGGCTAACAGTTGTTGTCCTTAGCCTCACGAGCAAGAAATGGagggtcttcttctggtgCTTTATCGCCTTCAACACCATTACCAGCGTACTCGACGCCGCCGTTATATTTCCTCAATGTACCCCCGTGGAACTTAACTGGGATAAATCGGTGGAAGGACACTGTTGGTCGGCTAACGCTATCGATGCGATTGGAATCACCCAAGGAG CGATTGCTGCATCAACGGATTTTGCGTTGTCCATTCTGCCAATTGTTTTTCTATGGAACATCAAACTCCCTAAGCGAGTAAAGGTGGGCATATGCGGGATCATGGCCTTGGGGTTCGCGTGA
- a CDS encoding uncharacterized protein (synaptic vesicle transporter SVOP and related transporters (major facilitator superfamily)) yields the protein MSAMEQEDKHPSPDVRIATGSDQSSEYSKRNDNGIVLIPQPSDDPEDPLNWPMRKKIIIFASICLAGFAGQMSPNSNQLTFVYQIPAYHKTQTDLLNSVAAGLAGWVAGPFFIIPLVAVIGRSSVVLWSLVAIFACQIWAAEMTGANDYISFTISRLFCGTFGGIPAILGSGYIMDMFYLHQRGKAFAIFEVLIIFAVVGGGTLGGFIAEHKPWNYVFWWTLGPVGAAVLAVFFFVEDTTFPRDPSMPKRAPLPKGWFANRIATFLPGTKTQPSGKGREFYPQVRKAITPLQITFTPITLLTGTYIFIALGLPIMQASTLATYLERPEEAGGYGFSSLQMAFFTMTAWVGIISAQVYGFFFNDKTPLWLARRRGGTWHTEYRLANTILPSIILPIGLGIYGAGLEYHLHFMVLALGSFLIWFGALLALPVCYNYIIECFLNNPVEASVSLNAYRVSFGLMSVFIVTQWQSSVGVGWMWGMGAFLIVFVDLIMAGIILKGHLVRKWTATLGSSLDVTEDGANISAKKEGGV from the exons ATGTCTGCAATGGAGCAGGAGGACAAGCATCCCTCGCCGGATGTGAGGATCGCAACTGGAAGCGATCAATCTTCAGAATATTCGAAAAGGAATGACAATGGCATTGTCCTCATTCCTCAACCGAGCGATGACCCGGAAGACCCTTTG AACTGGCCCATGCGCAAGAAAATTATCATATTCGCAAGTATCTGTCTGGCCGGTTTCGCGGGCCAGATGTCGCCTAATTCCAACCAACTCACCTTCGTCTACCAAATCCCAGCATACCACAAGACTCAAACCGACCTACTAAACTCGGTTGCGGCTGGTCTAGCAGGATGGGTCGCAGGTCCGTTTTTCATCATTCCTCTCGTGGCTGTCATCGGTCGCAGTTCAGTGGTACTCTGGAGTCTGGTGGCTATCTTCGCCTGCCAGATTTGGGCTGCCGAGATGACGGGTGCAAATGACTAtatctccttcaccattTCGCGACTCTTCTGTGGTACGTTTGGCGGTATTCCTGCTATCCTGGGTAGCGGTTACATCATGGATATGTTCTATCTGCATCAGCGGGGTAAGGCATTTGCCATCTTCGAAGTCCTTATTATCTTTGCTGTCGTCGGCGGTGGCACGCTGGGCGGTTTCATTGCGGAGCACAAGCCCTGGAACTATGTCTTTTGGTGGACTTTGGGCCCCGTGGGCGCGGCCGTCCTTGCtgtgttcttcttcgttgaagACACTACTTTTCCCCGGGACCCTTCAATGCCGAAGCGTGCTCCCCTTCCCAAGGGCTGGTTTGCCAATCGCATCGCCACCTTCTTGCCGGGTACTAAAACACAGCCATCGGGCAAGGGACGAGAATTC TACCCCCAGGTCCGCAAAGCAATCACCCCCCTCCAAATCACATTCACCCCCATCACACTCCTAACAGGAACCTACATCTTCATCGCCCTCGGCCTCCCCATCATGCAAGCCTCCACATTAGCAACCTACCTCGAACGCCCAGAAGAAGCAGGCGGATACGGGTTCTCCTCGCTCCAAAtggccttcttcaccatgaCAGCCTGGGTAGGAATCATCAGCGCCCAAGTCTacggcttcttcttcaacgacaaAACACCTCTCTGGCTCGCCCGTCGCCGCGGCGGAACCTGGCACACAGAGTACCGACTCGCAAACACCATCTTACCGAGCATCATCCTCCCCATCGGCCTCGGGATCTACGGCGCCGGCCTCGAATATCACCTCCATTTCATGGTTTTGGCGCTGGGTTCGTTCCTCATCTGGTTCGGGGCCCTGCTTGCCCTCCCGGTCTGCTATAATTATATCATTGAGTGTTTCTTGAACAACCCCGTCGAGGCTTCTGTGTCGCTGAACGCGTATCGGGTTTCGTTTGGCTTGATGTCTGTGTTTATTGTTACGCAGTGGCAGTCTTCTGTGGGAGTGGGGTGGATGTGGGGCATGGGGGCTTTCTTGAT